In Rosa chinensis cultivar Old Blush chromosome 1, RchiOBHm-V2, whole genome shotgun sequence, a genomic segment contains:
- the LOC112180586 gene encoding WAT1-related protein At5g64700 yields the protein MEMGFVKNWFKWSQLVLAMVMVQMFVAGMNLLSKVILSEGSFIFALMAYRHVVAAICVAPFALCLERIKEQKLGWLVWFWLFVNALTGITAAMALFYYGLRDTTATYAANFLNLIPIATFLLSTITGIEKLNLKTRAGKIKCLGVIVCVGGAVTTSLYKGEAFYLVHHSNNHHHITVDTSYAHWARGTIMLFCSCFSYSTWFIAQVKLLKIFPLKYWATMLMCIMAALQSTVIGLCLDTSTASWSIGWNLQLVTILYSGALATAATFCLLSWAISAQGPLYPPMFNPLSLIFVAISGALILGEEIRMGTLLGMIMIILGLYSFLWGKRKETKSASLPEQAKTNAELTGSQLTAAVVPTTSPDNCQLCTDSISVDVEDGLKTTENPRGLDNKRRTML from the exons ATGGAGATGGGTTTTGTGAAGAATTGGTTCAAATGGTCGCAGCTAGTTTTAGCTATGGTGATGGTGCAGATGTTTGTAGCAGGGATGAACTTGCTTTCGAAAGTGATTCTGAGTGAGGGAAGCTTCATTTTTGCACTCATGGCGTATCGGCATGTGGTTGCGGCCATTTGTGTTGCCCCTTTTGCTCTCTGTTTGGAAAG GATCAAGGAACAGAAGTTAGGTTGGTTAGTTTGGTTCTGGCTATTTGTCAATGCCTTGACTGG GATAACAGCAGCAATGGCATTGTTTTACTATGGCCTCCGAGACACCACGGCTACATATGCTGCCAACTTCCTCAACTTAATTCCCATAGCCACCTTTCTCCTCTCCACCATCACAGG AATAGAGAAACTGAATCTGAAAACAAGAGCAGGGAAGATTAAGTGTCTGGGGGTGATAGTATGTGTTGGGGGAGCCGTAACTACTAGCCTTTACAAGGGAGAAGCATTTTATTTGGTTCATCACAGTAATAATCACCATCACATCACTGTTGATACATCTTATGCTCATTGGGCTCGCGGCACTATCATGCTCTTTTGTAGCTGCTTCTCGTATTCTACGTGGTTCATAGCGCAA GTTAAATTGCTCAAAATATTTCCACTGAAATATTGGGCAACAATGTTAATGTGCATCATGGCAGCCCTTCAATCTACAGTCATAGGCTTATGTTTAGACACAAGTACAGCTTCGTGGAGCATAGGGTGGAATCTGCAACTAGTTACCATACTTTATTCG GGAGCACTAGCAACAGCTGCAACATTCTGCTTACTTTCATGGGCAATCTCAGCCCAAGGACCTCTCTATCCTCCTATGTTCAATCCATTGTCTCTCATTTTTGTGGCAATATCAGGAGCTCTCATACTCGGTGAAGAGATTAGAATGGGAAC CTTGTTGGGCATGATTATGATCATACTTGGGTTGTACTCGTTTTTGTGGGGTAAACGGAAGGAAACGAAAAGTGCATCTTTGCCGGAACAAGCAAAAACAAATGCTGAGCTCACAGGGTCTCAGTTGACAGCTGCAGTTGTGCCAACTACTTCACCAGATAACTGTCAACTCTGCACTGATAGCATTTCTGTTGATGTTGAAGATGGTTTAAAAACCACAGAAAATCCAAGAGGGCTTGATAATAAGCGAAGAACTATGCTTTGA
- the LOC112172796 gene encoding ribosomal protein S2, mitochondrial yields the protein MAENKARFMFVNTNSLWDEIVEQMTKKIGCYSPSMNTLWCTGGFLTNSHSPKKFRSRRKKIVFGPTQPPDCLVVFDSERKSSVILEAHRLQISIVSLVDSDMPIEYYNKITYPIPCNSSVQFVYLFCNLITKTFMLQQKKSGAYSAEIETSKRVGVIEKAKSAQKDEVLMVQSIKG from the exons ATGGCCGAGAACAAGGCCCGCTTCATGTTCGTCAACACCAACTCCCTCTGGGACGAAATCGTCGAACAAATGACCAAGAAGATCGGCTGCTACTCTCCCTCCATGAACACTCTCTGGTGCACCGGCGGCTTCCTCACCAATAGTCACAGCCCTAAGAAGTTCAGGTCTCGCAGGAAGAAGATCGTCTTCGGACCGACTCAACCACCGGACTGCCTCGTGGTTTTCGACTCCGAGAGGAAGTCGTCGGTGATTCTCGAGGCGCATAGGTTGCAGATTTCGATTGTTTCGCTTGTGGACTCGGACATGCCTATCGAGTACTACAACAAGATCACGTATCCGATTCCGTGTAATTCCTCGGTGCAATTTGTGTACCTGTTCTGCAATTTGATCACCAAGACGTTCATGCTTCAGCAGAAGAAAAGCGGCGCCTATTCTGCCGAAATTGAGACTAG TAAGCGAGTGGGGGTTATAGAGAAGGCTAAGAGCGCACAGAAGGATGAGGTGCTTATGGTTCAATCAATTAAAGGATGA
- the LOC112184789 gene encoding 60S ribosomal protein L9-1 has protein sequence MKTILSSETMDIPVWVKIKVHAKIIEVEGPRGKLVRNFKHLNLDFQLIKDEETGQRKLKIEAWFGTRKTSAAIRTALSHVKNLITGVTKGYRYKMRFVYAHFPINASITNGAKSIEIRNFLGEKKVRKVDMLDGVSILRSEKVKDELILDGNDIELVSRSCALINQKCHVKNKDIRKFLDGIYVSERATINTEE, from the exons ATGAAGACCATTCTTTCGTCGGAGACCATGGACATTCCGGTCTGGGTGAAGATCAAGGTCCACGCGAAGATCATCGAGGTGGAAGGCCCGCGAGGCAAGCTCGTCCGCAACTTCAAGCACCTCAACCTTGATTTCCAGCTCATCAAGGACGAGGAGACCGGCCAGCGCAAGCTCAAGATCGAGGCCTGGTTCGGCACTCGCAAGACCAGCGCCGCCATCAGGACCGCCCTCTCGCACGTCAAGAATCTCATCACGGGAGTCACCAAGGGGTACCGGTACAAGATGAGGTTCGTGTACGCTCATTTTCCCATCAACGCTTCGATCACTAATGGAGCCAAGTCGATTGAGATCAGGAACTTTCTCGGTGAGAAGAAG GTGAGAAAGGTGGATATGCTTGATGGTGTTTCTATCCTCCGATCTGAGAAGGTGAAGGATGAGCTGATATTGGATGGCAATGATATTGAACTTGTTTCTCGGTCTTGTGCTCTGATCAACCAG AAATGCCATGTCAAGAACAAGGATATCAGGAAGTTTCTTGATGGTATCTATGTTAGCGAGAGGGCAACCATCAATACCGAGGAATGA